One window from the genome of Elaeis guineensis isolate ETL-2024a chromosome 5, EG11, whole genome shotgun sequence encodes:
- the LOC105044995 gene encoding calcium-binding protein CP1, with amino-acid sequence MCSSDRYPSRGDAVAGPAADFRPAFDVLDADRDGRISRDDLKAFYSSNFAASAPSEDDIGSMISAADADRDGFVDFDEFQRMLGSGSVSGGAGSVMEEAFRVMDRDGDGKVGFEDLKAFLGSAGIPAGDEEIKAMIRMGGGETADGVSFDALVNLLAVDSDSSRN; translated from the coding sequence ATGTGCTCTTCCGATCGATACCCTAGCCGCGGCGATGCGGTCGCCGGGCCGGCGGCGGACTTCCGGCCGGCCTTCGACGTCCTTGACGCCGACCGCGATGGCAGGATCAGCCGCGACGACCTCAAGGCCTTCTACTCCTCCAACTTTGCCGCCTCCGCACCCAGCGAGGACGACATCGGCTCCATGATCTCCGCCGCCGACGCCGACCGCGACGGGTTCGTGGACTTCGACGAGTTCCAGCGCATGCTCGGCAGCGGGAGCGTCTCCGGCGGAGCCGGGTCGGTGATGGAGGAGGCGTTCCGGGTGATGGATCGGGACGGGGACGGGAAGGTGGGGTTCGAGGACCTGAAGGCGTTCTTGGGGTCGGCGGGTATCCCCGCCGGGGACGAGGAGATCAAGGCGATGATCCGGATGGGCGGCGGCGAGACGGCCGATGGTGTGAGCTTCGACGCCCTTGTGAATCTCCTGGCCGTCGATTCCGACAGCTCCAGGAATTGA
- the LOC105044996 gene encoding uncharacterized protein has protein sequence MENPTLRLVVEKGPKEGETLECKHRALTRIGRVVKGNTFAIRDPGISQKHLAFEFLSDVSRWAVYDLDTSNGTLVNDAKVAPSVPFLLSDGDSIKIGEMTSISVRISGERPHIDVALPLEEKEEMTWARQRGRRRGAPPARSVAEPPSDAVVEEESEAPARYGLRRRGRSKKASVSSRISMKDEILDAVVVEESTEVSKNAGRGRGRGRRPATRASSARFSKEEKPLGSVPVTNAETVEATEKGDFRVEANNTGDGVKLAERGAGEVGQEKGEDDMDKMTLGEWFDRMEKFLPMMINDISEEIISSLREKAQRFDEFIVQSANAN, from the coding sequence ATGGAGAATCCTACGCTGCGGCTGGTCGTAGAGAAGGGCCCGAAGGAGGGGGAGACCCTGGAGTGCAAGCACCGTGCCCTCACACGCATCGGCCGCGTCGTGAAGGGCAACACCTTCGCCATCCGGGACCCCGGCATCTCTCAGAAGCACCTCGCCTTCGAATTCCTCTCCGATGTTTCCCGGTGGGCTGTCTATGACCTTGATACCTCTAATGGCACCCTCGTCAACGACGCCAAAGTCGCACCCTCCGTCCCCTTCCTCCTCTCCGACGGCGACTCCATCAAGATCGGCGAGATGACTTCAATCTCCGTCAGGATCTCCGGGGAAAGGCCTCATATTGACGTGGCGCTGCCGctggaggagaaggaagagatgACTTGGGCTCGGCAGCGGGGGCGGAGGAGAGGAGCACCTCCTGCAAGATCTGTGGCCGAGCCGCCCTCGGATGCGGTCGTGGAGGAGGAAAGTGAAGCGCCGGCGAGATATGGTttgaggaggagagggagatcgAAGAAGGCTTCTGTTTCTTCCAGAATCTCAATGAAAGATGAAATTTTGGACGCCGTGGTGGTGGAGGAGAGTACTGAAGTATCAAAGAATGcagggagggggagagggaggggaAGAAGGCCTGCAACAAGGGCTTCTTCTGCTAGGTTTTCCAAGGAGGAGAAGCCTTTGGGTTCAGTTCCAGTAACTAATGCAGAGACTGTGGAAGCTACTGAGAAGGGGGATTTCAGGGTGGAAGCTAATAATACTGGTGATGGGGTGAAATTGGCTGAGAGAGGAGCAGGGGAGGTGGGGCAAGAGAAGGGAGAAGATGATATGGATAAGATGACCCTCGGGGAGTGGTTTGATCGAATGGAAAAGTTCTTGCCCATGATGATTAATGACATATCAGAGGAAATCATTTCAAGCTTGAGGGAGAAAGCTCAGCGCTTTGATGAATTCATAGTTCAAAGTGCGAATGCCAACTAA
- the LOC105044998 gene encoding LOW QUALITY PROTEIN: pentatricopeptide repeat-containing protein At5g48910 (The sequence of the model RefSeq protein was modified relative to this genomic sequence to represent the inferred CDS: inserted 1 base in 1 codon) has protein sequence MAMATEPPPTTTARPLSQNPNRTSLAHLLDTKCHRSFPLLKQAHAILIKQGLSQDNYLAGSLVRNYANPGFSSFDSAVKVFDQVPDPHAFLWNALIRGSLDNXIPRKAISFYRSMMAQGSTPNKFTFPSLFKACTAAKALQAGCQLHASAVKYGLEQDGYVVSAGIQMYAAFGMLIEARRMLIAGNGSDPVCWNAMIDGYMREGELEAARDLFDVMPCRNIGSWNAMISGYARNGMIKESRGLFDKMPQRDEVSWSAMIDGYVHCDHFADALATFQKMLREGIKPKKFVFSSVLAASANVGALEQGRWIHAYIERNSVHVDAVLGTSLVDMYAKCGRLDLASEAFEKTATKEIFSWNAMIGGFAMHGHAREAIELFFRMEREKFRPDMITFVNVLSACSHGGLVKEGKQFFNLMKQEYGMTPKVEHYGCMVDLLGRAGLFREAEEMINSMPITPNAAVWGALLNACRIHGNAQLAEKVGNILLELEPENSGRYTLLSNIYAKAGRWNDVSKVRKLMKDRGVKTIPGSSLIELDGMIHKFIVGDCTHPSTKEINLMIEEMLERLKLEGYAPNTGQVLFDIDEEDKETALSYHSEKLAIAFGLLNTTPGTTIRIMKNLRVCEDCHLAIKLISRVYDREIVVRDRVRYHCFKEGKCSCMDFW, from the exons ATGGCTATGGCTACAGAGCCTCCTCCAACCACCACAGCTCGTCCACTATCTCAAAATCCCAATAGAACCTCCCTTGCTCACCTCCTCGACACCAAGTGCCACCGCTCCTTCCCTCTCCTCAAGCAAGCCCACGCCATTCTCATCAAACAAGGCCTCTCCCAAGACAACTACCTGGCCGGCTCCCTCGTGAGAAATTATGCCAATCCTGGATTCTCCAGCTTCGACTCTGCAGTCAAAGTGTTCGACCAAGTGCCTGACCCCCATGCCTTCTTGTGGAATGCCTTGATCAGAGGCTCCCTCGATA ATATTCCACGCAAAGCCATCTCCTTCTACCGCAGCATGATGGCACAGGGTTCCACACCCAACAAGTTTACCTTCCCATCCCTCTTCAAGGCATGCACTGCTGCCAAGGCTCTTCAAGCAGGATGTCAGTTGCACGCCAGTGCTGTCAAGTATGGACTCGAGCAAGATGGGTATGTAGTAAGTGCTGGAATTCAGATGTATGCTGCCTTTGGTATGCTGATTGAAGCACGCCGAATGCTTATTGCGGGCAATGGATCGGACCCTGTGTGTTGGAATGCAATGATAGATGGGTACATGAGAGAAGGAGAACTAGAGGCAGCAAGAGATTTGTTTGATGTCATGCCTTGCAGAAACATTGGATCATGGAATGCAATGATCTCTGGGTATGCAAGAAATGGTATGATCAAAGAATCAAGAGGATTATTTGATAAGATGCCACAAAGAGATGAGGTTTCTTGGAGCGCCATGATTGATGGTTACGTGCATTGTGATCATTTTGCGGACGCTCTGGCTACATTCCAAAAGATGCTAAGGGAGGGTATTAAACCAAAGAAGTTTGTTTTCTCGAGTGTACTTGCAGCTTCTGCCAATGTGGGTGCACTGGAGCAAGGCAGATGGATCCATGCTTATATTGAACGGAACTCTGTTCATGTTGATGCTGTTCTTGGGACATCTTTGGTTGACATGTATGCGAAATGTGGTCGTCTGGACTTGGCATCAGAGGCCTTTGAGAAAACTGCAAccaaagaaattttctcatggaATGCCATGATTGGAGGGTTTGCGATGCATGGCCATGCAAGGGAGGCCATTGAGCTTTTCTTCCGAATGGAAAGGGAGAAGTTTAGGCCAGACATGATAACCTTTGTAAATGTGTTGAGTGCATGTTCACATGGTGGATTGGTGAAAGAAGGCAAGCAATTCTTTAATTTAATGAAGCAAGAGTATGGCATGACACCTAAAGTAGAGCACTATGGGTGCATGGTGGACCTTTTAGGCCGAGCAGGGCTATTTAGGGAGGCTGAGGAGATGATAAATTCAATGCCTATCACGCCAAATGCTGCTGTATGGGGAGCTCTGTTAAATGCCTGCAGGATTCATGGAAATGCACAATTGGCTGAGAAGGTTGGAAATATCTTGCTTGAATTAGAGCCAGAGAACAGTGGCCGATACACTCTGTTGTCGAATATTTATGCAAAAGCAGGGAGGTGGAATGATGTTTCGAAAGTGAGGAAGTTGATGAAGGATCGAGGAGTAAAAACTATTCCAGGGAGCAGCTTAATAGAATTGGatggcatgattcacaaatttaTTGTAGGAGATTGTACACATCCAAGTACAAAGGAGATTAACTTGATGATAGAGGAGATGTTGGAACGGTTAAAATTAGAGGGTTATGCTCCAAACACCGGCCAGGTGttgtttgatattgatgaggaGGACAAGGAGACTGCACTTAGCTACCACAGTGAGAAGCTTGCCATTGCATTTGGGTTGCTTAATACCACACCTGGGACAACCATTAGAATTATGAAGAATTTACGTGTATGTGAGGATTGTCACCTCGCAATAAAACTAATCTCACGTGTGTACGACAGGGAGATTGTTGTAAGAGATCGTGTCCGCTACCATTGTTTTAAAGAAGGGAAATGCTCTTGCATGGACTTTTGGTGA